A single Opisthocomus hoazin isolate bOpiHoa1 chromosome 1, bOpiHoa1.hap1, whole genome shotgun sequence DNA region contains:
- the TENT5C gene encoding terminal nucleotidyltransferase 5C, with protein MAGKGSNTDCMSCSVLNWEQVSRLHEVLTEVVPIHGRGNFPTLKITLKDIVQTVRSRLSEAGIVVHDVRLNGSAAGHVLVKDNGLGCKDLDLIFQVSLPSEAEFQLVRDVVLRSLLNFLPEGVSKLKISPVTLKEAYIQKLVKVYTESDRWSLISLSNKHGRNVELKFVDCIRRQFEFSVDSFQIILDSLLFYYDYSETPMSEHFHPTVIGESMYGDFEAAFDHLQNKLIATKNPEEIRGGGLLKYSNLLVRDFRPMDKDEIKTLERYMCSRFFIDFPDILDQQRKLETYLQNHFSKEERSKYDYLMILHRVVNESTVCLMGHERRQTLNLISLLALRVLAEQNIIPNATNVTCYYQPAPYVSDVNFSNYYLANAPVSYSQSYPTWLPCN; from the coding sequence ATGGCAGGCAAAGGAAGTAACACAGACTGCATGTCATGCAGTGTACTGAACTGGGAGCAGGTCAGCCGTCTGCATGAGGTTCTTACAGAGGTGGTTCCGATCCATGGACGAGGTAACTTCCCAACGCTGAAGATAACTCTGAAGGACATTGTTCAGACTGTTCGGAGTAGGCTGAGTGAAGCAGGCATTGTGGTACACGATGTCCGTCTGAATGGCTCTGCAGCTGGTCATGTTCTTGTCAAGGATAATGGGCTGGGATGCAAAGACCTGGATCTCATTTTTCAAGTTTCTCTTCCAAGTGAGGCAGAGTTTCAGTTAGTTCGAGATGTGGTGTTGCGATCCCTCTTGAATTTCTTGCCAGAAGGAGTAAGCAAGCTAAAAATCAGTCCAGTAACACTGAAGGAAGCCTACATCCAGAAGCTAGTCAAAGTGTACACAGAGTCTGACCGTTGGAGCTTGATATCGCTTTCCAACAAACATGGCAGGAATGTGGAGCTGAAGTTTGTAGACTGTATACGACGACAGTTTGAGTTCAGTGTGGACTCATTCCAAATCATACTGGACTCCCTGCTCTTTTACTACGACTACTCGGAAACCCCCATGTCAGAGCACTTCCATCCAACTGTGATCGGGGAGAGCATGTATGGAGACTTTGAAGCAGCTTTTGATCACCTGCAGAACAAGCTGATAGCTACCAAAAATCCTGAAGAGATCCGAGGTGGTGGGCTGCTGAAGTACAGTAACCTCTTAGTACGAGACTTCAGGCCCATGGATAAGGATGAGATCAAAACATTGGAGCGCTACATGTGTTCCCGATTTTTCATAGACTTCCCAGACATCCTGGATCAGCAGCGCAAACTAGAGACCTACCTCCAGAACCACTTCTCCAAAGAAGAGAGGAGCAAATATGACTACCTCATGATTCTGCACAGGGTGGTGAATGAGAGCACAGTCTGTCTCATGGGACATGAGCGAAGGCAGACTCTCAACTTGATTTCTCTGCTAGCACTCAGAGTGCTGGCAGAACAAAACATCATCCCTAATGCCACTAACGTTACCTGTTACTACCAGCCAGCACCTTATGTTAGTGATGTAAACTTCAGCAACTACTATCTTGCAAATGCTCCTGTGTCATACAGCCAGTCCTACCCCACTTGGTTGCCTTGCAATTGA